A section of the Phacochoerus africanus isolate WHEZ1 chromosome 4, ROS_Pafr_v1, whole genome shotgun sequence genome encodes:
- the SLC27A1 gene encoding long-chain fatty acid transport protein 1 isoform X2, with translation MRTPGACSASVASLVLLWLLGLPWTWSTAAALGVYVGGGGWRFLRIVCKTARRDLFGLSVLIRVRLELRRHQRARHTIPQIFQAVARQQPEHLALVDAGSGTCWTFAQLDAYSNAVANLFRQLGFVPGDVVAIFLEGRPEFVGLWLGLAKAGMEAALLNINLRREPLTFCLGTSGAKALVFGGELAVAVAEVSGQLGKSLVKFCSGDLRPEGLLPDTQLLDPLLKETSTAPLAQPPGKGMDDRLFYIYTSGTTGLPKAAIVVHSRYYRIAAFGHHSYRMQATDVIYDCLPLYHSAGNIVGVGQCLIYGLTVVLRKKFSASRFWEDCVKYNCTVVQYIGEICRYLLKQPVREAEGQHCVRLAVGNGLRPAIWEEFTERFGVRQIGEFYGATECNCSIANMDGKVGACGFNSRILPHVYPIRLVKVNEDTMELLRDAQGLCIPCQAGEPGLLVGQINQQDPLRRFDGYISESATSKKIAHSVFRKGDSAYLSGDVLVMDELGYMYFRDRSGDTFRWRGENVSTTEVEGVLSRLLGQTDVAVYGVAVPGVEGKAGMAAIADPHGQLSPNALYQELQKVLAPYAQPIFLRLLPQVDTTGTFKIQKTRLQHEGFDPRQTSDRLFFLDLKQGHYLPLDQSVYTRICSGAFSL, from the exons ATGCGGACTCCAGGTGCGTGTTCGGCTTCTGTGGCGTCTCTGGTCCTGCTATGGTTGCTGGGGCTGCCGTGGACCTGGAGTACAGCGGCGGCGCTAGGCGTTTACGTAGGCGGCGGCGGCTGGCGTTTCTTGCGCATCGTCTGCAAAACCGCGAGGCGTGACCTCTT CGGCCTCTCCGTGTTGATCCGTGTGCGCCTAGAACTGCGGCGGCACCAGCGCGCCCGCCACACCATCCCGCAGATCTTCCAAGCGGTGGCACGGCAGCAGCCTGAGCACCTGGCGCTGGTGGACGCTGGCAGCGGCACATGCTGGACCTTCGCACAGCTGGATGCCTACTCCAATGCTGTGGCCAACCTCTTCCGCCAGCTGGGCTTTGTGCCGGGTGACGTGGTGGCTATCTTCCTGGAGGGCCGGCCCGAGTTtgtggggctgtggctgggccTGGCCAAGGCGGGCATGGAGGCCGCTCTGCTCAATATTAACCTGCGGCGGGAGCCCCTGACCTTCTGCCTGGGCACCTCGGGCGCCAAGGCCCTGGTCTTCGGAGGGGAGCTGGCAGTGG CGGTGGCCGAGGTGAGCGGACAGCTGGGCAAGAGCCTGGTCAAGTTCTGTTCTGGAGACTTGAGGCCCGAGGGCCTCTTGCCGGACACCCAGCTCCTGGATCCGCTACTGAAGGAGACCTCCACAGCCCCCCTGGCACAGCCCCCTGGCAAGGGCATGGATG ATCGACTCTTCTACATCTACACGTCAGGGACCACGGGGCTGCCCAAGGCTGCCATCGTCGTGCACAGCAG GTACTACCGCATCGCGGCATTCGGCCACCACTCCTACCGCATGCAGGCAACAGACGTGATCTATGACTGCCTGCCCCTGTATCACTCGGCAG GGAACATCGTGGGCGTGGGTCAGTGTCTCATCTACGGGCTGACGGTGGTCCTCCGCAAGAAGTTTTCAGCCAGCCGCTTCTGGGAGGACTGTGTCAAGTACAACTGCACG GTGGTCCAGTACATCGGGGAGATCTGCCGCTACCTGCTGAAGCAGCCCGTGCGGGAGGCAGAAGGGCAGCACTGTGTGCGCCTGGCCGTGGGCAACGGGCTGCGGCCGGCCATATGGGAGGAGTTCACCGAACGCTTTGGCGTGCGCCAGATCGGCGAGTTCTATGGGGCCACCGAGTGCAACTGTAGTATCGCCAACATGGATGGGAAG GTTGGCGCTTGTGGCTTCAACAGCCGCATCCTGCCCCATGTGTACCCCATCCGACTGGTGAAGGTCAACGAGGACACCATGGAGCTACTGCGGGATGCCCAAGGCCTCTGCATCCCATGCCAGGCCG GGGAGCCCGGCCTCCTCGTGGGCCAGATCAACCAGCAGGACCCTCTGCGTCGCTTTGATGGCTACATCAGCGAGAGCGCCACCAGCAAGAAGATCGCCCACAGTGTCTTCCGCAAGGGTGATAGCGCCTACCTATCAG GTGACGTGCTGGTGATGGACGAACTGGGTTACATGTATTTCCGGGACCGCAGCGGGGACACCTTCCGCTGGCGTGGGGAGAATGTCTCCACCACTGAGGTGGAGGGTGTGCTGAGTCGCCTGCTGGGCCAGACAGATGTGGCCGTGTACGGGGTGGCCGTGCCAG GAGTAGAGGGCAAAGCAGGCATGGCAGCCATCGCAGACCCTCACGGCCAGCTGAGCCCCAACGCGCTGTAccaggagctgcagaaggtaCTGGCGCCCTATGCCCAGCCCATCTTCCTGCGCCTCCTGCCCCAGGTGGACACCACAG GCACCTTCAAGATTCAAAAGACGAGGCTGCAGCACGAGGGCTTTGACCCACGCCAGACCTCGGACCGGCTCTTCTTCCTGGACCTGAAGCAGGGCCACTACCTGCCTCTGGATCAGAGTGTCTACACCCGCATCTGCTCGGGCGCCTTCTCCCTCTGA
- the SLC27A1 gene encoding long-chain fatty acid transport protein 1 isoform X4, translating to MRTPGACSASVASLVLLWLLGLPWTWSTAAALGVYVGGGGWRFLRIVCKTARRDLFGLSVLIRVRLELRRHQRARHTIPQIFQAVARQQPEHLALVDAGSGTCWTFAQLDAYSNAVANLFRQLGFVPAVAEVSGQLGKSLVKFCSGDLRPEGLLPDTQLLDPLLKETSTAPLAQPPGKGMDDRLFYIYTSGTTGLPKAAIVVHSRYYRIAAFGHHSYRMQATDVIYDCLPLYHSAGNIVGVGQCLIYGLTVVLRKKFSASRFWEDCVKYNCTVVQYIGEICRYLLKQPVREAEGQHCVRLAVGNGLRPAIWEEFTERFGVRQIGEFYGATECNCSIANMDGKVGACGFNSRILPHVYPIRLVKVNEDTMELLRDAQGLCIPCQAGEPGLLVGQINQQDPLRRFDGYISESATSKKIAHSVFRKGDSAYLSGVQTMGVGCRGGGLSSYLLFSPLPGDVLVMDELGYMYFRDRSGDTFRWRGENVSTTEVEGVLSRLLGQTDVAVYGVAVPGVEGKAGMAAIADPHGQLSPNALYQELQKVLAPYAQPIFLRLLPQVDTTGTFKIQKTRLQHEGFDPRQTSDRLFFLDLKQGHYLPLDQSVYTRICSGAFSL from the exons ATGCGGACTCCAGGTGCGTGTTCGGCTTCTGTGGCGTCTCTGGTCCTGCTATGGTTGCTGGGGCTGCCGTGGACCTGGAGTACAGCGGCGGCGCTAGGCGTTTACGTAGGCGGCGGCGGCTGGCGTTTCTTGCGCATCGTCTGCAAAACCGCGAGGCGTGACCTCTT CGGCCTCTCCGTGTTGATCCGTGTGCGCCTAGAACTGCGGCGGCACCAGCGCGCCCGCCACACCATCCCGCAGATCTTCCAAGCGGTGGCACGGCAGCAGCCTGAGCACCTGGCGCTGGTGGACGCTGGCAGCGGCACATGCTGGACCTTCGCACAGCTGGATGCCTACTCCAATGCTGTGGCCAACCTCTTCCGCCAGCTGGGCTTTGTGCCGG CGGTGGCCGAGGTGAGCGGACAGCTGGGCAAGAGCCTGGTCAAGTTCTGTTCTGGAGACTTGAGGCCCGAGGGCCTCTTGCCGGACACCCAGCTCCTGGATCCGCTACTGAAGGAGACCTCCACAGCCCCCCTGGCACAGCCCCCTGGCAAGGGCATGGATG ATCGACTCTTCTACATCTACACGTCAGGGACCACGGGGCTGCCCAAGGCTGCCATCGTCGTGCACAGCAG GTACTACCGCATCGCGGCATTCGGCCACCACTCCTACCGCATGCAGGCAACAGACGTGATCTATGACTGCCTGCCCCTGTATCACTCGGCAG GGAACATCGTGGGCGTGGGTCAGTGTCTCATCTACGGGCTGACGGTGGTCCTCCGCAAGAAGTTTTCAGCCAGCCGCTTCTGGGAGGACTGTGTCAAGTACAACTGCACG GTGGTCCAGTACATCGGGGAGATCTGCCGCTACCTGCTGAAGCAGCCCGTGCGGGAGGCAGAAGGGCAGCACTGTGTGCGCCTGGCCGTGGGCAACGGGCTGCGGCCGGCCATATGGGAGGAGTTCACCGAACGCTTTGGCGTGCGCCAGATCGGCGAGTTCTATGGGGCCACCGAGTGCAACTGTAGTATCGCCAACATGGATGGGAAG GTTGGCGCTTGTGGCTTCAACAGCCGCATCCTGCCCCATGTGTACCCCATCCGACTGGTGAAGGTCAACGAGGACACCATGGAGCTACTGCGGGATGCCCAAGGCCTCTGCATCCCATGCCAGGCCG GGGAGCCCGGCCTCCTCGTGGGCCAGATCAACCAGCAGGACCCTCTGCGTCGCTTTGATGGCTACATCAGCGAGAGCGCCACCAGCAAGAAGATCGCCCACAGTGTCTTCCGCAAGGGTGATAGCGCCTACCTATCAGGTGTGCAGACCATGGGAGTGGGCTGTAGGGGTGGTGGGTTGTCCTCTtacctcctcttctcccctctgccAGGTGACGTGCTGGTGATGGACGAACTGGGTTACATGTATTTCCGGGACCGCAGCGGGGACACCTTCCGCTGGCGTGGGGAGAATGTCTCCACCACTGAGGTGGAGGGTGTGCTGAGTCGCCTGCTGGGCCAGACAGATGTGGCCGTGTACGGGGTGGCCGTGCCAG GAGTAGAGGGCAAAGCAGGCATGGCAGCCATCGCAGACCCTCACGGCCAGCTGAGCCCCAACGCGCTGTAccaggagctgcagaaggtaCTGGCGCCCTATGCCCAGCCCATCTTCCTGCGCCTCCTGCCCCAGGTGGACACCACAG GCACCTTCAAGATTCAAAAGACGAGGCTGCAGCACGAGGGCTTTGACCCACGCCAGACCTCGGACCGGCTCTTCTTCCTGGACCTGAAGCAGGGCCACTACCTGCCTCTGGATCAGAGTGTCTACACCCGCATCTGCTCGGGCGCCTTCTCCCTCTGA
- the SLC27A1 gene encoding long-chain fatty acid transport protein 1 isoform X1, with the protein MRTPGACSASVASLVLLWLLGLPWTWSTAAALGVYVGGGGWRFLRIVCKTARRDLFGLSVLIRVRLELRRHQRARHTIPQIFQAVARQQPEHLALVDAGSGTCWTFAQLDAYSNAVANLFRQLGFVPGDVVAIFLEGRPEFVGLWLGLAKAGMEAALLNINLRREPLTFCLGTSGAKALVFGGELAVAVAEVSGQLGKSLVKFCSGDLRPEGLLPDTQLLDPLLKETSTAPLAQPPGKGMDDRLFYIYTSGTTGLPKAAIVVHSRYYRIAAFGHHSYRMQATDVIYDCLPLYHSAGNIVGVGQCLIYGLTVVLRKKFSASRFWEDCVKYNCTVVQYIGEICRYLLKQPVREAEGQHCVRLAVGNGLRPAIWEEFTERFGVRQIGEFYGATECNCSIANMDGKVGACGFNSRILPHVYPIRLVKVNEDTMELLRDAQGLCIPCQAGEPGLLVGQINQQDPLRRFDGYISESATSKKIAHSVFRKGDSAYLSGVQTMGVGCRGGGLSSYLLFSPLPGDVLVMDELGYMYFRDRSGDTFRWRGENVSTTEVEGVLSRLLGQTDVAVYGVAVPGVEGKAGMAAIADPHGQLSPNALYQELQKVLAPYAQPIFLRLLPQVDTTGTFKIQKTRLQHEGFDPRQTSDRLFFLDLKQGHYLPLDQSVYTRICSGAFSL; encoded by the exons ATGCGGACTCCAGGTGCGTGTTCGGCTTCTGTGGCGTCTCTGGTCCTGCTATGGTTGCTGGGGCTGCCGTGGACCTGGAGTACAGCGGCGGCGCTAGGCGTTTACGTAGGCGGCGGCGGCTGGCGTTTCTTGCGCATCGTCTGCAAAACCGCGAGGCGTGACCTCTT CGGCCTCTCCGTGTTGATCCGTGTGCGCCTAGAACTGCGGCGGCACCAGCGCGCCCGCCACACCATCCCGCAGATCTTCCAAGCGGTGGCACGGCAGCAGCCTGAGCACCTGGCGCTGGTGGACGCTGGCAGCGGCACATGCTGGACCTTCGCACAGCTGGATGCCTACTCCAATGCTGTGGCCAACCTCTTCCGCCAGCTGGGCTTTGTGCCGGGTGACGTGGTGGCTATCTTCCTGGAGGGCCGGCCCGAGTTtgtggggctgtggctgggccTGGCCAAGGCGGGCATGGAGGCCGCTCTGCTCAATATTAACCTGCGGCGGGAGCCCCTGACCTTCTGCCTGGGCACCTCGGGCGCCAAGGCCCTGGTCTTCGGAGGGGAGCTGGCAGTGG CGGTGGCCGAGGTGAGCGGACAGCTGGGCAAGAGCCTGGTCAAGTTCTGTTCTGGAGACTTGAGGCCCGAGGGCCTCTTGCCGGACACCCAGCTCCTGGATCCGCTACTGAAGGAGACCTCCACAGCCCCCCTGGCACAGCCCCCTGGCAAGGGCATGGATG ATCGACTCTTCTACATCTACACGTCAGGGACCACGGGGCTGCCCAAGGCTGCCATCGTCGTGCACAGCAG GTACTACCGCATCGCGGCATTCGGCCACCACTCCTACCGCATGCAGGCAACAGACGTGATCTATGACTGCCTGCCCCTGTATCACTCGGCAG GGAACATCGTGGGCGTGGGTCAGTGTCTCATCTACGGGCTGACGGTGGTCCTCCGCAAGAAGTTTTCAGCCAGCCGCTTCTGGGAGGACTGTGTCAAGTACAACTGCACG GTGGTCCAGTACATCGGGGAGATCTGCCGCTACCTGCTGAAGCAGCCCGTGCGGGAGGCAGAAGGGCAGCACTGTGTGCGCCTGGCCGTGGGCAACGGGCTGCGGCCGGCCATATGGGAGGAGTTCACCGAACGCTTTGGCGTGCGCCAGATCGGCGAGTTCTATGGGGCCACCGAGTGCAACTGTAGTATCGCCAACATGGATGGGAAG GTTGGCGCTTGTGGCTTCAACAGCCGCATCCTGCCCCATGTGTACCCCATCCGACTGGTGAAGGTCAACGAGGACACCATGGAGCTACTGCGGGATGCCCAAGGCCTCTGCATCCCATGCCAGGCCG GGGAGCCCGGCCTCCTCGTGGGCCAGATCAACCAGCAGGACCCTCTGCGTCGCTTTGATGGCTACATCAGCGAGAGCGCCACCAGCAAGAAGATCGCCCACAGTGTCTTCCGCAAGGGTGATAGCGCCTACCTATCAGGTGTGCAGACCATGGGAGTGGGCTGTAGGGGTGGTGGGTTGTCCTCTtacctcctcttctcccctctgccAGGTGACGTGCTGGTGATGGACGAACTGGGTTACATGTATTTCCGGGACCGCAGCGGGGACACCTTCCGCTGGCGTGGGGAGAATGTCTCCACCACTGAGGTGGAGGGTGTGCTGAGTCGCCTGCTGGGCCAGACAGATGTGGCCGTGTACGGGGTGGCCGTGCCAG GAGTAGAGGGCAAAGCAGGCATGGCAGCCATCGCAGACCCTCACGGCCAGCTGAGCCCCAACGCGCTGTAccaggagctgcagaaggtaCTGGCGCCCTATGCCCAGCCCATCTTCCTGCGCCTCCTGCCCCAGGTGGACACCACAG GCACCTTCAAGATTCAAAAGACGAGGCTGCAGCACGAGGGCTTTGACCCACGCCAGACCTCGGACCGGCTCTTCTTCCTGGACCTGAAGCAGGGCCACTACCTGCCTCTGGATCAGAGTGTCTACACCCGCATCTGCTCGGGCGCCTTCTCCCTCTGA
- the SLC27A1 gene encoding long-chain fatty acid transport protein 1 isoform X5, producing MRTPGACSASVASLVLLWLLGLPWTWSTAAALGVYVGGGGWRFLRIVCKTARRDLFGLSVLIRVRLELRRHQRARHTIPQIFQAVARQQPEHLALVDAGSGTCWTFAQLDAYSNAVANLFRQLGFVPGDVVAIFLEGRPEFVGLWLGLAKAGMEAALLNINLRREPLTFCLGTSGAKALVFGGELAVAVAEVSGQLGKSLVKFCSGDLRPEGLLPDTQLLDPLLKETSTAPLAQPPGKGMDDRLFYIYTSGTTGLPKAAIVVHSRYYRIAAFGHHSYRMQATDVIYDCLPLYHSAGNIVGVGQCLIYGLTVVLRKKFSASRFWEDCVKYNCTVGACGFNSRILPHVYPIRLVKVNEDTMELLRDAQGLCIPCQAGEPGLLVGQINQQDPLRRFDGYISESATSKKIAHSVFRKGDSAYLSGVQTMGVGCRGGGLSSYLLFSPLPGDVLVMDELGYMYFRDRSGDTFRWRGENVSTTEVEGVLSRLLGQTDVAVYGVAVPGVEGKAGMAAIADPHGQLSPNALYQELQKVLAPYAQPIFLRLLPQVDTTGTFKIQKTRLQHEGFDPRQTSDRLFFLDLKQGHYLPLDQSVYTRICSGAFSL from the exons ATGCGGACTCCAGGTGCGTGTTCGGCTTCTGTGGCGTCTCTGGTCCTGCTATGGTTGCTGGGGCTGCCGTGGACCTGGAGTACAGCGGCGGCGCTAGGCGTTTACGTAGGCGGCGGCGGCTGGCGTTTCTTGCGCATCGTCTGCAAAACCGCGAGGCGTGACCTCTT CGGCCTCTCCGTGTTGATCCGTGTGCGCCTAGAACTGCGGCGGCACCAGCGCGCCCGCCACACCATCCCGCAGATCTTCCAAGCGGTGGCACGGCAGCAGCCTGAGCACCTGGCGCTGGTGGACGCTGGCAGCGGCACATGCTGGACCTTCGCACAGCTGGATGCCTACTCCAATGCTGTGGCCAACCTCTTCCGCCAGCTGGGCTTTGTGCCGGGTGACGTGGTGGCTATCTTCCTGGAGGGCCGGCCCGAGTTtgtggggctgtggctgggccTGGCCAAGGCGGGCATGGAGGCCGCTCTGCTCAATATTAACCTGCGGCGGGAGCCCCTGACCTTCTGCCTGGGCACCTCGGGCGCCAAGGCCCTGGTCTTCGGAGGGGAGCTGGCAGTGG CGGTGGCCGAGGTGAGCGGACAGCTGGGCAAGAGCCTGGTCAAGTTCTGTTCTGGAGACTTGAGGCCCGAGGGCCTCTTGCCGGACACCCAGCTCCTGGATCCGCTACTGAAGGAGACCTCCACAGCCCCCCTGGCACAGCCCCCTGGCAAGGGCATGGATG ATCGACTCTTCTACATCTACACGTCAGGGACCACGGGGCTGCCCAAGGCTGCCATCGTCGTGCACAGCAG GTACTACCGCATCGCGGCATTCGGCCACCACTCCTACCGCATGCAGGCAACAGACGTGATCTATGACTGCCTGCCCCTGTATCACTCGGCAG GGAACATCGTGGGCGTGGGTCAGTGTCTCATCTACGGGCTGACGGTGGTCCTCCGCAAGAAGTTTTCAGCCAGCCGCTTCTGGGAGGACTGTGTCAAGTACAACTGCACG GTTGGCGCTTGTGGCTTCAACAGCCGCATCCTGCCCCATGTGTACCCCATCCGACTGGTGAAGGTCAACGAGGACACCATGGAGCTACTGCGGGATGCCCAAGGCCTCTGCATCCCATGCCAGGCCG GGGAGCCCGGCCTCCTCGTGGGCCAGATCAACCAGCAGGACCCTCTGCGTCGCTTTGATGGCTACATCAGCGAGAGCGCCACCAGCAAGAAGATCGCCCACAGTGTCTTCCGCAAGGGTGATAGCGCCTACCTATCAGGTGTGCAGACCATGGGAGTGGGCTGTAGGGGTGGTGGGTTGTCCTCTtacctcctcttctcccctctgccAGGTGACGTGCTGGTGATGGACGAACTGGGTTACATGTATTTCCGGGACCGCAGCGGGGACACCTTCCGCTGGCGTGGGGAGAATGTCTCCACCACTGAGGTGGAGGGTGTGCTGAGTCGCCTGCTGGGCCAGACAGATGTGGCCGTGTACGGGGTGGCCGTGCCAG GAGTAGAGGGCAAAGCAGGCATGGCAGCCATCGCAGACCCTCACGGCCAGCTGAGCCCCAACGCGCTGTAccaggagctgcagaaggtaCTGGCGCCCTATGCCCAGCCCATCTTCCTGCGCCTCCTGCCCCAGGTGGACACCACAG GCACCTTCAAGATTCAAAAGACGAGGCTGCAGCACGAGGGCTTTGACCCACGCCAGACCTCGGACCGGCTCTTCTTCCTGGACCTGAAGCAGGGCCACTACCTGCCTCTGGATCAGAGTGTCTACACCCGCATCTGCTCGGGCGCCTTCTCCCTCTGA
- the SLC27A1 gene encoding long-chain fatty acid transport protein 1 isoform X3 produces MRTPGACSASVASLVLLWLLGLPWTWSTAAALGVYVGGGGWRFLRIVCKTARRDLFGLSVLIRVRLELRRHQRARHTIPQIFQAVARQQPEHLALVDAGSGTCWTFAQLDAYSNAVANLFRQLGFVPGDVVAIFLEGRPEFVGLWLGLAKAGMEAALLNINLRREPLTFCLGTSGAKALVFGGELAVAVAEVSGQLGKSLVKFCSGDLRPEGLLPDTQLLDPLLKETSTAPLAQPPGKGMDDRLFYIYTSGTTGLPKAAIVVHSRYYRIAAFGHHSYRMQATDVIYDCLPLYHSAGNIVGVGQCLIYGLTVVLRKKFSASRFWEDCVKYNCTVVQYIGEICRYLLKQPVREAEGQHCVRLAVGNGLRPAIWEEFTERFGVRQIGEFYGATECNCSIANMDGKVGACGFNSRILPHVYPIRLVKVNEDTMELLRDAQGLCIPCQAGEPGLLVGQINQQDPLRRFDGYISESATSKKIAHSVFRKGDSAYLSGVQTMGVGCRGGGLSSYLLFSPLPGDVLVMDELGYMYFRDRSGDTFRWRGENVSTTEVEGVLSRLLGQTDVAVYGVAVPGVEGKAGMAAIADPHGQLSPNALYQELQKAPSRFKRRGCSTRALTHARPRTGSSSWT; encoded by the exons ATGCGGACTCCAGGTGCGTGTTCGGCTTCTGTGGCGTCTCTGGTCCTGCTATGGTTGCTGGGGCTGCCGTGGACCTGGAGTACAGCGGCGGCGCTAGGCGTTTACGTAGGCGGCGGCGGCTGGCGTTTCTTGCGCATCGTCTGCAAAACCGCGAGGCGTGACCTCTT CGGCCTCTCCGTGTTGATCCGTGTGCGCCTAGAACTGCGGCGGCACCAGCGCGCCCGCCACACCATCCCGCAGATCTTCCAAGCGGTGGCACGGCAGCAGCCTGAGCACCTGGCGCTGGTGGACGCTGGCAGCGGCACATGCTGGACCTTCGCACAGCTGGATGCCTACTCCAATGCTGTGGCCAACCTCTTCCGCCAGCTGGGCTTTGTGCCGGGTGACGTGGTGGCTATCTTCCTGGAGGGCCGGCCCGAGTTtgtggggctgtggctgggccTGGCCAAGGCGGGCATGGAGGCCGCTCTGCTCAATATTAACCTGCGGCGGGAGCCCCTGACCTTCTGCCTGGGCACCTCGGGCGCCAAGGCCCTGGTCTTCGGAGGGGAGCTGGCAGTGG CGGTGGCCGAGGTGAGCGGACAGCTGGGCAAGAGCCTGGTCAAGTTCTGTTCTGGAGACTTGAGGCCCGAGGGCCTCTTGCCGGACACCCAGCTCCTGGATCCGCTACTGAAGGAGACCTCCACAGCCCCCCTGGCACAGCCCCCTGGCAAGGGCATGGATG ATCGACTCTTCTACATCTACACGTCAGGGACCACGGGGCTGCCCAAGGCTGCCATCGTCGTGCACAGCAG GTACTACCGCATCGCGGCATTCGGCCACCACTCCTACCGCATGCAGGCAACAGACGTGATCTATGACTGCCTGCCCCTGTATCACTCGGCAG GGAACATCGTGGGCGTGGGTCAGTGTCTCATCTACGGGCTGACGGTGGTCCTCCGCAAGAAGTTTTCAGCCAGCCGCTTCTGGGAGGACTGTGTCAAGTACAACTGCACG GTGGTCCAGTACATCGGGGAGATCTGCCGCTACCTGCTGAAGCAGCCCGTGCGGGAGGCAGAAGGGCAGCACTGTGTGCGCCTGGCCGTGGGCAACGGGCTGCGGCCGGCCATATGGGAGGAGTTCACCGAACGCTTTGGCGTGCGCCAGATCGGCGAGTTCTATGGGGCCACCGAGTGCAACTGTAGTATCGCCAACATGGATGGGAAG GTTGGCGCTTGTGGCTTCAACAGCCGCATCCTGCCCCATGTGTACCCCATCCGACTGGTGAAGGTCAACGAGGACACCATGGAGCTACTGCGGGATGCCCAAGGCCTCTGCATCCCATGCCAGGCCG GGGAGCCCGGCCTCCTCGTGGGCCAGATCAACCAGCAGGACCCTCTGCGTCGCTTTGATGGCTACATCAGCGAGAGCGCCACCAGCAAGAAGATCGCCCACAGTGTCTTCCGCAAGGGTGATAGCGCCTACCTATCAGGTGTGCAGACCATGGGAGTGGGCTGTAGGGGTGGTGGGTTGTCCTCTtacctcctcttctcccctctgccAGGTGACGTGCTGGTGATGGACGAACTGGGTTACATGTATTTCCGGGACCGCAGCGGGGACACCTTCCGCTGGCGTGGGGAGAATGTCTCCACCACTGAGGTGGAGGGTGTGCTGAGTCGCCTGCTGGGCCAGACAGATGTGGCCGTGTACGGGGTGGCCGTGCCAG GAGTAGAGGGCAAAGCAGGCATGGCAGCCATCGCAGACCCTCACGGCCAGCTGAGCCCCAACGCGCTGTAccaggagctgcagaag GCACCTTCAAGATTCAAAAGACGAGGCTGCAGCACGAGGGCTTTGACCCACGCCAGACCTCGGACCGGCTCTTCTTCCTGGACCTGA